From a region of the Bacteroidota bacterium genome:
- a CDS encoding response regulator — MEKLKILILEDNKNDFELIKLELKRKKFNFECKHVDTKDPFIKELKNYKADIILSDYNLPQFTGFEALELSKEYTPKTPFIIVTGTLNEETAAESIKKGAWDYVVKERLFRLEGAIKNSLKLKKQIDEKEKTEKKLIENEKDYRLLFENAPIGISIASLDGIIIKANNSFTKITGFSEKELLEINIFDITYKPEHKDIQKTTMKKVIEDKVTNHQGEVKLINKNNKIIDVFIQTIIHKDSKGNPLHFISFVEDITERKNYEKNIFEAKEKAVESDRLKSVFLKTISHELRTPLNAVIGFSDLLNDTLPGETINEFTEMINTSGNNLLNIVENIFETSMIESGEEKIQTTTFFIYDIFNNIEAIIKAEQKKAKKEHLKLIYKPNSSKIKIKSDFEKLSKAIILLIQNAIKFTEEGIIEYGFNIKNNNELVIFVKDTGIGIPKEKHNLIFEYFRQIEDTDTRRYEGVGIGLTLAKDITQLLKGEIWLISEKKKGSTFFISIPFDKTIEKPKEAKSKKIDISNISLTNKKILIAEDEETNYILLKTILSVEGAKSTWAVNGIEAVQLTKENDYDLILMDIKMPMLNGIEATKQIKKIKAHINIIAITAFTNKLDIDTITNAGCDAYIKKPFNKKSLIETIKKNINNPRQ, encoded by the coding sequence ATGGAAAAACTAAAAATTCTAATTTTAGAAGACAATAAAAATGATTTTGAATTAATTAAATTGGAACTAAAAAGAAAGAAATTCAATTTTGAATGCAAGCATGTTGATACAAAAGATCCATTTATAAAAGAGCTGAAAAACTACAAAGCCGACATCATTCTTTCCGATTACAACCTACCACAATTTACAGGTTTTGAAGCACTTGAATTATCAAAAGAATATACACCAAAAACACCATTTATAATTGTTACTGGTACCTTAAATGAAGAAACTGCTGCCGAATCAATAAAAAAAGGTGCTTGGGATTATGTTGTTAAAGAACGTCTTTTTCGTTTGGAAGGAGCCATCAAAAACTCTCTTAAACTAAAAAAACAAATTGACGAAAAAGAGAAAACAGAAAAAAAACTTATTGAAAATGAAAAAGACTATCGACTACTTTTTGAAAATGCCCCTATAGGAATTTCTATTGCGTCCCTTGATGGAATTATTATAAAAGCAAACAATTCCTTTACAAAAATTACAGGATTTTCGGAAAAAGAACTTTTGGAAATAAATATTTTTGACATTACATATAAGCCTGAACACAAAGATATTCAGAAAACAACAATGAAAAAAGTGATTGAGGATAAAGTAACAAATCATCAAGGGGAAGTAAAATTGATTAATAAAAACAATAAAATAATTGATGTTTTTATCCAAACTATCATTCACAAAGACAGTAAAGGAAATCCACTTCACTTTATAAGTTTTGTTGAAGATATTACTGAAAGAAAAAACTATGAGAAAAATATTTTTGAAGCCAAAGAAAAAGCAGTAGAATCAGACCGCTTAAAATCTGTTTTTTTAAAAACTATATCGCATGAATTAAGAACACCATTAAATGCAGTAATTGGATTTTCAGATTTACTAAATGATACACTACCTGGCGAAACAATAAACGAATTTACCGAAATGATAAACACTAGTGGAAATAATCTTCTAAATATTGTTGAAAATATTTTTGAAACATCAATGATTGAAAGCGGTGAAGAAAAAATACAAACAACTACTTTTTTTATATATGATATTTTTAATAATATTGAAGCAATCATTAAAGCAGAACAAAAGAAAGCAAAAAAAGAACATCTTAAATTAATTTATAAACCTAACTCAAGTAAAATAAAAATTAAAAGCGATTTTGAAAAATTGAGCAAAGCAATTATCCTTTTAATACAGAATGCTATCAAGTTTACAGAAGAAGGAATAATTGAATATGGATTTAATATTAAAAATAATAATGAATTAGTAATTTTCGTAAAAGACACAGGAATAGGAATCCCCAAAGAAAAACATAATCTTATTTTTGAATATTTCAGGCAAATTGAAGATACGGATACTCGCAGATATGAAGGAGTAGGAATTGGTCTTACTTTAGCAAAAGACATTACTCAATTATTAAAAGGAGAAATTTGGCTTATTTCTGAAAAGAAAAAAGGAAGTACATTTTTTATTTCAATTCCTTTCGATAAAACTATAGAAAAACCAAAAGAAGCTAAAAGCAAAAAAATTGATATTAGCAATATTTCTCTAACAAACAAAAAAATACTTATTGCAGAAGATGAAGAAACTAACTACATATTGTTAAAAACAATTTTAAGTGTAGAAGGAGCTAAAAGCACTTGGGCAGTAAATGGAATAGAGGCAGTTCAATTAACAAAAGAAAATGACTATGACCTTATACTTATGGATATAAAAATGCCAATGTTGAACGGAATTGAAGCTACTAAACAGATAAAAAAAATCAAAGCTCACATAAATATTATTGCAATAACAGCTTTTACAAATAAATTAGATATTGATACGATAACAAATGCAGGATGTGATGCTTATATAAAAAAACCTTTTAATAAAAAATCATTGATAGAAACTATTAAAAAAAATATTAACAATCCACGACAATAA